The Nostoc sp. PCC 7120 = FACHB-418 genome has a window encoding:
- a CDS encoding ATP-binding protein, with the protein MSYTAYLSSIKNELQRTGKPKKSLRVKTIMEQFGYQRRSQAFIDEFNATLDNLGLCTEPGFDLYIPLDTKINISLKGVAISEELLTTQPIDQKLKELIQVKHDFFYYLFDFGSDQEYERFQSCLDSNQPMGIFLIPQAGDFFSDIVVKVLNYELIRKFQYKGSSEIPIASVRQFSNNIIDSDDSHENDKEDSLQGANIFHFYSSTMTSVILGNTGLELLDSEQFDEQFSHISLALNKYNSAQSFILFHCPSLLEIQSQQKEDTLGHLVDRVASKIPFTFTLRCKYNQEAEIEYKEEILAHFRLLLELPYYETDEDDVSLLNYFLELQKAQIQAESQLLLKMNPQHLYHLKWQQESSEYIYLKYFAIKTLESLGYELSHIGCEVELTSQDEENTNDEQESEEYQSETIEVYVKNKIVVEIETLKYQEFADNNLFFDMIKRIIRKSQVWPNNLESFWLVVPGFEIARNYYQLKKTKEILEYKLAGYYGTNFKVIIMTPDYEKHQLVPVSFENINYPTFKYTARKNITNQIVPVAKTVKLDFSQVKGLYEEKEKLRKLLKLQSQGYKGAVGGILFYGLPGCGKTLLANAFANESGRYFFKFSPADIVSVWIGQSQKNIRDIFAQAKKKSPSVLFIDELDSIGFNRHEDNAHTDQKATINQLLIELNNIKDSDVIVIAATNYLSGIDSALKRSGRLDWKIPIFPPNQAERVELFQHYLSQINLNQLVNFEMLAEKSVRFTSSDIELVCREVNNAILLEEISSSLTTSDVITYIHNLQDGGLSLNQDQVQEFLHECQRLSVKNAKLESLKVEWEIE; encoded by the coding sequence ATGTCATATACAGCTTATTTAAGCTCTATTAAAAATGAACTCCAAAGAACTGGTAAACCAAAAAAAAGCCTGCGAGTGAAAACCATCATGGAACAGTTTGGCTATCAACGGAGAAGTCAGGCATTCATTGATGAGTTTAATGCTACTCTGGATAACTTAGGACTCTGTACCGAGCCAGGGTTTGATTTATACATTCCCTTAGACACTAAAATTAATATTTCCCTCAAAGGTGTAGCAATTTCTGAAGAATTATTAACAACTCAACCAATTGATCAAAAACTGAAAGAATTGATTCAAGTCAAGCATGATTTTTTTTACTATTTATTTGACTTTGGCTCAGATCAGGAGTATGAACGTTTCCAGTCTTGTTTAGATTCTAATCAACCGATGGGGATTTTTCTCATTCCCCAAGCTGGGGATTTCTTTTCTGATATTGTAGTCAAAGTCTTAAATTATGAATTGATTAGGAAATTTCAATATAAAGGCAGTAGTGAAATTCCTATTGCATCTGTACGACAGTTCTCTAATAATATCATTGACTCGGACGATAGTCATGAAAATGACAAAGAAGACTCTCTTCAAGGAGCTAACATATTTCATTTTTATAGCTCAACTATGACTAGTGTCATCTTGGGCAATACTGGCTTAGAGTTGCTAGATTCTGAACAATTCGACGAGCAATTTTCTCATATATCTTTAGCTTTAAACAAATATAATTCAGCCCAATCATTTATTTTATTTCATTGCCCATCATTATTAGAAATTCAATCTCAACAAAAAGAAGATACTTTAGGACATTTAGTAGATAGAGTTGCCAGTAAAATCCCCTTCACTTTTACTCTGAGATGTAAATATAACCAGGAAGCTGAAATTGAGTATAAAGAAGAGATATTAGCGCATTTCCGTCTGCTATTAGAGTTACCTTATTACGAGACAGATGAAGATGATGTATCTCTACTAAATTATTTTTTAGAACTGCAAAAAGCCCAGATTCAGGCTGAATCACAATTGTTGCTGAAAATGAACCCCCAACATCTTTATCACCTTAAATGGCAACAGGAAAGCAGTGAGTATATCTATCTCAAATATTTTGCGATTAAAACTTTAGAAAGTTTAGGATATGAATTATCTCATATAGGCTGTGAGGTAGAGTTAACTTCCCAAGATGAAGAAAACACAAATGATGAGCAGGAATCTGAAGAATATCAAAGCGAAACCATAGAAGTTTATGTCAAAAATAAGATTGTGGTGGAGATAGAAACCCTGAAATATCAAGAGTTTGCCGATAATAATCTCTTTTTTGATATGATTAAAAGAATTATCCGCAAATCCCAGGTATGGCCTAATAATCTGGAAAGTTTTTGGTTAGTAGTACCTGGATTTGAAATTGCCCGCAATTACTATCAACTGAAAAAGACAAAAGAAATTTTAGAATATAAATTGGCAGGATACTATGGTACTAACTTTAAAGTGATTATCATGACACCGGATTATGAAAAACATCAATTAGTACCTGTCTCCTTTGAAAATATAAATTATCCGACGTTTAAATATACAGCTAGAAAAAATATTACCAATCAAATCGTTCCAGTTGCGAAGACAGTAAAACTTGATTTTAGCCAAGTCAAAGGACTCTATGAAGAAAAGGAAAAATTAAGGAAGCTGCTAAAACTGCAATCGCAAGGATACAAGGGAGCGGTTGGTGGTATTCTTTTCTATGGTTTACCTGGATGTGGTAAAACCTTACTAGCTAATGCTTTTGCTAATGAATCAGGGCGATATTTCTTTAAATTTTCACCTGCTGATATTGTGAGTGTTTGGATAGGTCAAAGTCAGAAGAATATTCGAGATATTTTTGCTCAAGCTAAGAAAAAATCACCTTCAGTTTTATTTATAGATGAGTTAGATAGTATTGGGTTTAATCGTCATGAAGATAATGCCCACACTGACCAAAAAGCCACAATTAATCAATTATTAATTGAACTGAACAATATTAAAGATAGTGATGTTATAGTGATTGCTGCTACTAATTATTTAAGTGGGATTGATAGTGCATTGAAACGTTCTGGGAGACTGGATTGGAAAATTCCCATTTTCCCACCTAATCAAGCAGAGAGAGTGGAGTTATTTCAGCACTACTTATCACAAATTAATTTAAATCAGTTGGTTAATTTTGAGATGTTAGCCGAGAAGAGTGTCAGATTTACTTCATCTGATATTGAGTTAGTATGTCGAGAGGTGAATAATGCTATTTTACTGGAAGAAATCAGTTCATCTCTTACAACTTCAGATGTGATTACTTATATCCATAATCTCCAAGATGGTGGGTTAAGTTTAAATCAAGATCAAGTGCAAGAATTTTTGCATGAATGTCAGAGATTGAGTGTAAAAAATGCGAAGTTGGAAAGTTTGAAAGTAGAGTGGGAAATTGAGTAG
- a CDS encoding nuclease A inhibitor family protein: MTKTNSEILEQLKRASDGLLFMSESEYPCAAFLWSDIAPATPEKVLQQTNHPIDTPVEIVGVDDFFGVATTPEDWHNEEEFETVKRFQTLVQTLKENLSNLQVYRLGDLAIDVYIIGETPTRNLAGLSTKVVET; this comes from the coding sequence ATTACTAAAACCAACTCAGAAATTTTAGAACAGCTAAAACGAGCATCAGACGGCTTGCTATTTATGAGCGAGTCGGAATATCCCTGTGCAGCTTTCCTGTGGTCAGATATTGCACCTGCAACACCAGAGAAAGTCTTACAACAGACCAACCATCCCATAGACACACCCGTAGAAATCGTAGGAGTGGATGATTTTTTTGGTGTAGCAACAACTCCTGAAGATTGGCACAATGAAGAAGAGTTTGAAACCGTCAAACGATTTCAAACTCTTGTGCAGACACTCAAAGAAAACCTGAGTAATTTGCAGGTGTATCGACTGGGTGATTTAGCGATTGATGTTTATATTATTGGTGAAACTCCTACAAGAAATTTAGCTGGTCTTTCTACTAAAGTTGTGGAAACATGA
- a CDS encoding four helix bundle protein, whose product MSYRNQFIWQRAVQLAINCYKFTRLFPQSELYGLTSQIRRSSVSVASNIAEGYGRRSKPEYIQFLHIALGSLRELDTQLIIAKEVDLADKDLFTPILNEVEEMQSILVATLNKLKG is encoded by the coding sequence ATGAGTTATAGAAATCAGTTTATCTGGCAAAGGGCAGTTCAACTTGCCATTAATTGCTATAAATTTACACGCTTATTCCCTCAATCAGAATTGTATGGCTTAACCAGTCAAATCAGACGTTCTTCTGTATCTGTAGCATCCAATATAGCGGAAGGCTATGGTAGGCGTTCCAAGCCAGAATATATCCAGTTCTTACATATTGCGTTAGGTTCTTTAAGAGAACTTGATACGCAATTAATCATTGCCAAAGAAGTAGATTTAGCTGATAAAGACCTTTTCACTCCCATCTTGAATGAGGTTGAGGAAATGCAAAGTATATTAGTTGCTACTTTAAACAAACTCAAGGGTTGA
- a CDS encoding DUF4112 domain-containing protein — protein MDAAKRLATLNRIRQLSRLMDTSIRIPLTSFRIGIDPIIGLIPGGGDLISTAFSAYIIFLATRFGISRQDLAKMIFNVGLETVVGTVPLVGDLFDAFYKSNIRNLAILEKHLTDVEPELQKVSDELYKKQVSQV, from the coding sequence ATGGACGCTGCTAAACGCCTTGCTACTCTAAATCGCATCCGCCAACTCAGTCGTTTGATGGATACATCAATACGCATTCCGTTAACAAGTTTTCGTATTGGAATAGACCCAATTATTGGTTTAATTCCAGGTGGTGGTGATTTAATCAGTACAGCGTTTTCAGCTTATATTATATTTTTAGCTACCCGCTTTGGTATATCACGCCAAGATTTAGCCAAAATGATTTTTAATGTTGGTTTAGAAACTGTTGTGGGTACTGTGCCTTTAGTGGGAGATTTATTTGACGCTTTTTATAAATCCAATATTCGCAATTTAGCAATTTTAGAAAAACATTTGACAGACGTTGAACCAGAACTTCAAAAAGTATCTGATGAACTTTACAAAAAACAAGTTAGTCAAGTTTAA
- a CDS encoding RNA-guided endonuclease InsQ/TnpB family protein, translated as MLVFETKLEGTNEQYQLLDEAIKTARFVRNACLRYWMDNQNIGRYDLSAYCAVLAANENFPFVAKLNSMARQASAERAWSAIARFFDNCKQNKTGKKGYPRFKKEQTHGSVEYKTSGWKLSSDRRYVTFSDGFKAGTFKLWGTRDLHFYQLKQFKRVRVVRRADGYYAQFCIDQERVERREPTLKTIGLDVGLNHFLTDSEGNTVENPRHLRKSEKSLKRLQRRLSKTKKGSNNRVKARNRLSRKHLKVSRQRKDFAVKLARCVVQSSDLVAYEDLQVRNMVRNRHLAKSISDAAWTQFRQWVEYFGKVFGVVTVAVPPHHTSQNCSNCGEVVKKSLSTRTHACPHCGHIQDRDWNAARNILELGLRTVGHTGSQVSGDIDLCLGEVTPPNKSSRGKRKPKK; from the coding sequence ATGCTAGTATTTGAGACAAAACTTGAAGGAACAAACGAGCAGTATCAATTGCTGGATGAGGCGATTAAAACTGCTCGTTTTGTCCGCAATGCTTGCCTCCGGTACTGGATGGACAACCAAAACATCGGCAGGTATGATTTGAGTGCTTATTGCGCTGTCCTTGCTGCCAATGAAAACTTTCCGTTCGTTGCCAAACTCAACTCTATGGCTCGACAAGCTTCTGCTGAAAGAGCGTGGAGTGCAATTGCTCGGTTTTTTGACAATTGCAAGCAAAACAAAACCGGGAAGAAAGGTTATCCACGCTTTAAAAAAGAACAGACGCATGGGAGTGTTGAGTATAAAACTAGCGGCTGGAAGCTTAGTAGTGACCGTCGTTATGTCACTTTTAGCGACGGATTTAAAGCAGGAACTTTCAAACTCTGGGGAACTCGTGACTTGCATTTCTACCAGTTGAAACAGTTCAAGAGGGTGCGGGTTGTGCGTCGTGCCGATGGGTACTACGCGCAGTTTTGCATTGACCAAGAGCGAGTAGAAAGGCGAGAACCAACGCTTAAAACTATTGGGCTGGATGTGGGATTGAACCATTTCTTGACCGATAGCGAAGGCAATACAGTTGAGAACCCTAGACACTTGCGTAAAAGCGAAAAGTCTCTCAAGAGATTGCAACGCAGATTGTCTAAAACCAAGAAGGGTTCTAACAACAGAGTCAAGGCAAGAAATCGCTTGAGTAGAAAACACCTTAAAGTAAGTAGGCAGCGTAAAGACTTCGCCGTAAAGTTGGCGAGGTGCGTAGTCCAGTCTAGCGACTTGGTAGCCTATGAGGATTTGCAGGTGCGGAACATGGTCAGGAATAGACATCTTGCCAAGTCGATTAGTGATGCAGCGTGGACGCAGTTTCGGCAATGGGTTGAGTATTTCGGCAAAGTGTTTGGTGTAGTGACTGTTGCAGTCCCACCCCATCACACTTCGCAGAATTGTTCCAACTGTGGCGAAGTAGTGAAAAAGTCGCTGAGTACAAGAACTCATGCTTGCCCTCACTGTGGACATATTCAAGACAGGGATTGGAACGCTGCACGGAACATACTTGAACTAGGACTACGTACTGTGGGACACACAGGATCTCAAGTCTCTGGAGATATCGACCTCTGTTTGGGTGAGGTAACTCCTCCAAATAAGTCGAGTCGTGGAAAGAGAAAGCCCAAGAAGTGA
- a CDS encoding ISL3 family transposase, whose product MLVLSYLLPDLANLKLENCVLDEINTQINVIVSAITRVVNCPVCNQPTHKIHSRYERKLADLPWADYSITLQLRVRKFFCLNKSCKRRIFTERLTNVTTPWARRTLRLAQRLNAIALANGGAAGVRLSQQLGIKVSRNTLLNLVRSIPLPPIVTPHTLGVDDFCFRKCKTYGTALIDLERSRPIALLKDAKAETLTEWLKSHPGVQVVSRDRSKTYESGIRQGAPEAIQVADRFHLLQNLSQTLHQVFGTHAKALKEVEKQVLNTDTKVHLEVETPLEEGKSMFAQRPVGKTEGIRELDGDTYPTQLQTTEIQNLGGSLQAFLTESTDGLTARENLSANHLPFPDNLSLISEAHPGSVVPRFPQNTALKRKVQSAEARARRRDIHERVWSLRSIGLSVQAIAQSLGVCKNTVYNYLRSSTFTERRERSDQGLSLLNPYHDYLLSRWNSGNHSTQKLFKEIRACGYTGSYATVSRFTRYLKTVPGFEPAKGSRKNASPRISSSSHRPLTPSRVTALVLRRPELIQPNEREVIAQLQKAHSDLKSAIELAQQFASLVRQRLSEQLDAWLNKAKNSSVSLLRSFAVSLESDYDAVRAGVTMSVSNGPVEGHINRLKMLKRQMYGRAKIDLLERRFLLAN is encoded by the coding sequence ATGTTAGTGCTAAGTTATCTATTACCAGATTTAGCAAACCTGAAACTGGAAAATTGCGTTCTTGACGAGATAAACACTCAGATAAATGTGATTGTTTCCGCAATCACTAGAGTAGTTAATTGTCCAGTTTGTAATCAACCAACTCACAAAATTCATAGTCGCTATGAGCGAAAGTTAGCAGATTTACCCTGGGCTGATTACAGCATTACCTTACAGTTAAGGGTGCGGAAGTTTTTTTGCCTTAATAAGTCGTGTAAACGACGTATTTTTACAGAAAGGCTGACCAATGTAACCACACCTTGGGCGAGAAGAACTCTACGTTTAGCTCAACGACTGAATGCGATTGCTTTAGCTAATGGTGGTGCAGCAGGGGTAAGACTCTCACAGCAATTGGGGATAAAAGTTTCTCGCAATACGCTATTAAATTTAGTCCGCTCAATCCCACTACCACCAATCGTAACGCCACACACTCTTGGGGTAGACGACTTCTGTTTTCGTAAATGTAAGACTTACGGCACAGCACTAATTGATCTAGAACGCAGCCGACCAATTGCTCTACTCAAAGATGCAAAGGCTGAAACCTTGACAGAATGGTTAAAATCTCACCCTGGTGTTCAAGTTGTCTCACGAGATCGGTCAAAAACTTATGAAAGTGGTATTCGCCAAGGCGCGCCAGAAGCCATTCAAGTTGCAGACCGCTTTCATCTATTGCAAAATTTATCTCAAACGCTTCATCAAGTCTTTGGTACTCACGCCAAAGCACTTAAAGAAGTGGAAAAACAAGTCTTGAATACTGATACTAAAGTGCATTTAGAGGTGGAAACACCACTTGAAGAAGGCAAAAGTATGTTCGCGCAGCGTCCCGTAGGGAAGACAGAGGGTATTCGGGAATTGGATGGGGACACATACCCCACCCAATTGCAGACAACTGAAATTCAAAACTTGGGTGGTAGTCTTCAAGCATTTTTGACAGAGAGTACAGACGGATTGACTGCACGGGAAAACCTAAGTGCCAACCATCTGCCTTTTCCTGATAACCTTTCCCTGATTAGTGAGGCTCATCCCGGCTCAGTTGTGCCAAGGTTTCCCCAAAACACAGCTCTAAAAAGGAAAGTCCAATCTGCCGAGGCACGGGCTAGACGGAGGGACATCCATGAGCGAGTTTGGAGCTTACGTTCTATTGGCCTATCAGTGCAAGCAATTGCTCAATCCCTGGGAGTTTGTAAAAACACCGTATATAATTACTTGCGTAGCTCAACTTTTACCGAACGTCGTGAACGTAGCGACCAAGGTCTGAGCCTTCTCAACCCTTATCATGATTACCTCCTCAGTCGCTGGAATAGCGGTAACCACAGCACCCAAAAACTGTTTAAGGAAATTCGCGCCTGCGGCTATACCGGTAGTTATGCCACGGTCTCTCGCTTCACTCGTTATCTCAAGACCGTGCCTGGATTTGAACCAGCAAAAGGTTCAAGAAAAAACGCTTCCCCCAGGATTAGCTCTTCCTCCCATCGTCCTCTCACCCCCAGTCGCGTCACCGCTTTAGTCTTGCGACGACCAGAATTAATACAGCCTAATGAGCGTGAAGTCATCGCTCAACTACAAAAAGCCCATTCGGATTTAAAGTCAGCTATTGAACTAGCTCAACAGTTTGCATCTCTTGTGCGTCAACGTCTGAGCGAGCAGCTCGATGCTTGGTTAAACAAAGCTAAAAACAGCTCGGTTTCTTTGTTGCGCTCCTTTGCTGTTAGTTTAGAGTCTGACTACGATGCTGTGAGAGCAGGTGTAACTATGTCAGTTAGTAATGGCCCAGTTGAAGGGCATATTAATCGACTGAAAATGTTAAAGCGGCAGATGTATGGTCGTGCCAAGATAGACTTGCTTGAGCGACGATTCTTGTTAGCAAATTAA
- a CDS encoding ParA family protein, whose amino-acid sequence MTKVITVFNQAGGVMKTSLTMNLGYHLHLKKHKTLLIDLDPQGSLTTFMGLEPHELEHIVGDAILNEETPLPIHHDLHGMDLLPANISLSAVELQLASVMAREIRLKQALEPICNQYDFILIDCPPSLGVLSILGLTAGTHVLIPIQTHFKAFKGTELLLDTIKQVRKHVNPQLAISGIVPTLYSNANQDKVILEALEQQLSPLAKVYPAIPRATAFADAAMSRQPLAVYAPKHPAITVLKKIAQGMEKL is encoded by the coding sequence GTGACTAAAGTCATCACCGTCTTCAACCAAGCCGGCGGAGTCATGAAAACCAGCCTCACCATGAACCTCGGCTACCACCTGCACTTGAAAAAACATAAAACGCTGCTCATCGACCTAGACCCACAGGGAAGTCTGACAACTTTTATGGGTTTAGAACCACACGAACTTGAACACATTGTTGGTGATGCGATTCTCAATGAAGAAACGCCATTACCAATTCATCATGATTTACATGGTATGGATTTATTACCTGCCAATATTTCTCTGAGTGCGGTGGAACTACAACTAGCTAGCGTGATGGCGCGGGAGATTCGGCTCAAGCAAGCGTTAGAACCTATATGCAATCAATATGATTTCATCCTCATCGACTGTCCGCCATCCTTGGGAGTATTAAGCATTTTAGGTCTGACAGCAGGAACTCATGTTTTAATTCCTATCCAGACACACTTCAAAGCTTTCAAAGGAACGGAATTGCTGCTCGATACAATTAAACAGGTGCGAAAACACGTTAATCCTCAGTTAGCGATATCAGGAATAGTTCCTACACTTTATAGCAACGCCAATCAAGATAAAGTTATTTTGGAAGCTTTAGAACAGCAGTTATCACCTCTAGCTAAGGTATATCCGGCAATTCCTCGCGCTACCGCATTTGCGGATGCGGCAATGAGTCGTCAACCTCTAGCAGTTTATGCCCCAAAACATCCAGCAATTACAGTTTTAAAGAAAATTGCTCAAGGAATGGAGAAGTTGTAA
- a CDS encoding ParB/RepB/Spo0J family partition protein: MTKKRLEVPKMRGVEDLLTMDVDASPITTISIHKIRVAKQPRRWFDPEKMSHLVQSVREHGILEPLLVRPLGNGEYELIAGERRLRAALEASLAEVPIVSKELTDKQALQVALLENLQREDLNPVEEVEAILELLAIDLDVSIEDVKSILNEAANAKKRNLELTGNVSRQLEQIEFILAGIGKFNAESFRTSRLPLLSLPADVMEVLRQGQLEFTKARTIARVKDQQQRADLLSSAITQNLSLTQIKELIKQLESAQTTPAAATPEKVLSKRYTEIGKRLQQTKLWKDDKKRKKLERLLNDLEKLLDESEMSNN, translated from the coding sequence ATGACGAAAAAACGCCTGGAAGTCCCCAAGATGCGCGGCGTTGAAGATTTATTAACTATGGATGTGGACGCATCTCCAATTACTACTATTTCTATCCACAAAATTCGAGTTGCCAAACAACCACGCCGTTGGTTTGACCCCGAAAAAATGTCACACCTTGTGCAGTCGGTACGGGAACACGGGATTTTAGAACCCTTGTTAGTCCGTCCACTCGGCAATGGAGAATATGAATTAATTGCAGGGGAAAGGCGACTGAGGGCAGCCCTGGAAGCTTCCTTAGCTGAAGTCCCAATTGTGAGTAAGGAACTGACTGATAAACAAGCTCTGCAAGTCGCTTTACTTGAAAATTTACAGCGCGAAGACTTAAACCCAGTAGAAGAAGTTGAAGCCATACTGGAACTTTTGGCGATAGATTTAGATGTCAGCATTGAAGATGTCAAATCAATTCTCAACGAAGCTGCCAATGCAAAAAAACGTAATTTGGAGTTGACGGGAAACGTTTCCCGTCAACTCGAACAGATTGAATTTATCTTGGCTGGCATTGGTAAATTTAATGCGGAAAGCTTTCGGACAAGCCGTCTGCCGTTGCTCTCTTTGCCAGCAGATGTCATGGAAGTGTTGCGTCAGGGTCAGCTTGAATTTACTAAGGCACGAACCATAGCACGAGTCAAAGACCAGCAACAGCGTGCTGATCTTCTATCTTCAGCAATTACTCAAAATCTGTCATTAACTCAAATTAAGGAATTAATCAAGCAACTGGAATCAGCCCAGACTACACCAGCAGCAGCGACACCAGAAAAGGTATTGAGCAAACGTTATACAGAAATAGGCAAGCGTTTACAACAAACAAAGTTGTGGAAGGACGATAAAAAACGCAAGAAGTTAGAGCGGCTGTTGAATGACTTAGAAAAGCTGCTCGACGAATCCGAGATGTCGAATAACTAA
- a CDS encoding ISAzo13-like element ISNsp4 family transposase, producing the protein MSDNQVVESIQDKYDSLKPYLNEKTRRVWAAIEARSLGWGGISQVALATGLSRTTIHAGIRLLLEASEEETSNGDSNRIRSSGAGRKLLEEKDAMLLSDLESLIEPVTLGDPESPLKWTSKSVVKLAAALNIGGHRTSPKSVYNLLESLGYSLQSNRKTRDGSSHPDRDDQFLHISKQVLHFQSQNEPVISVDTKKKELIGDFKNSGTEWCEKARPIEVKMHDFVDPKLGKAIPYGIYDLTSNQGWVNVGIDHDTAEFAVESIRHWWYSMGKEVYPKSQHIMITADCGGSNSYRSRLWKLKLQELATETGKTIHVCHFPPGTSKWNKIEHRLFCHITQNWRGRPLTSLQVVINLIRNTTTTQGLEVEARLDPNLYKTGIKVTDQELETIAIERNSFHGEWNYIIKPKVGT; encoded by the coding sequence ATGTCTGATAACCAAGTAGTAGAAAGCATTCAAGACAAGTATGATTCGTTAAAGCCCTATTTGAACGAGAAAACACGGCGTGTTTGGGCAGCAATCGAAGCCCGAAGCCTGGGGTGGGGAGGTATCAGTCAGGTTGCGCTCGCAACTGGACTATCCCGGACTACAATCCATGCTGGGATAAGGTTATTGTTAGAAGCTTCAGAGGAAGAAACCTCGAATGGCGATAGTAATCGAATTCGTTCGTCAGGTGCTGGACGTAAACTACTGGAAGAAAAAGACGCGATGCTGTTATCAGATTTAGAATCGCTGATTGAACCAGTGACGCTGGGAGATCCAGAATCGCCTCTAAAATGGACTTCTAAAAGTGTAGTGAAACTGGCCGCGGCATTAAACATTGGCGGACATAGGACTAGTCCTAAAAGTGTTTACAACTTACTTGAATCGCTGGGCTACAGCTTACAATCAAATCGTAAAACCCGTGATGGCTCATCTCATCCAGATAGGGACGACCAATTTTTACATATTTCCAAGCAAGTCTTGCACTTTCAATCCCAGAACGAACCCGTAATTTCAGTGGATACTAAAAAAAAAGAATTAATTGGAGATTTTAAAAATTCCGGAACCGAGTGGTGTGAGAAGGCACGGCCAATTGAGGTGAAGATGCATGATTTTGTTGACCCCAAATTGGGCAAAGCAATTCCCTACGGAATTTATGATTTAACCTCAAATCAAGGATGGGTGAATGTTGGCATCGACCACGATACAGCAGAGTTTGCAGTCGAGTCTATTCGTCATTGGTGGTACTCAATGGGAAAAGAAGTTTATCCAAAAAGCCAGCATATAATGATTACGGCTGATTGCGGTGGTAGCAATAGTTATCGCTCTCGATTGTGGAAATTGAAGCTACAAGAATTAGCAACTGAAACTGGTAAAACTATTCATGTGTGCCATTTTCCTCCAGGCACAAGTAAATGGAATAAGATTGAGCATCGCTTGTTTTGTCACATTACCCAAAACTGGCGAGGCAGACCATTGACCAGCTTACAAGTTGTGATTAATCTAATTCGCAATACTACCACCACACAAGGATTAGAAGTTGAGGCTAGATTAGATCCAAATCTCTACAAAACGGGAATCAAAGTTACAGACCAAGAGCTTGAGACTATTGCAATCGAACGAAATTCTTTTCATGGTGAGTGGAACTATATTATCAAACCCAAAGTAGGCACTTAA